GCTTCGAGCTCCTGGCCACCTACGACGCCTACACCTTCGATCCGCCGGTGCCGGTCTCCGACCGCCTCTTCTGGGTCGCCCGGCGCCCGCTGGGCGGCCGCCGGCCGGCGGGGAGGGCCTAGCGTGCAGATCGGCATCATCGGCCTGCCGCTCTCGGGCAAGAGCACGCTCTTCCGCCTCCTCACCGGCGGGCGCGCGGAGTCGGCGCACCCGGGCGGGCGCGCGGACGTCCGCACCGGCGTCGCCCAGGTGCCGGATCCGCGCCTGGACTTCCTGGCGACTCTCTACCACCCGAGGAAGGTGACGCCCGCCACCATCCAGCTGACCGAGACGGCCGGCTTCCTGCCCGGGCAGGGCGACCGCGCCAGGACCAACGAGTTCCTCAACGCGGTCCGCACCTCGGACGCCCTGATCCACGTGGTGCGCACCTTCGAGAGCGCCGAGCTGCCCCACCCGCGGGGGCGCGTCGACCCGCTGGCCGACGTGCGCGACCTGGACCAGGAGCTCCTCCTGGCCGACCTGGCGGTGGCGGAGAGCGCGGCCGGCAGGCTCCGCCAGGCGAGACGCCGCGGCCCGGAGGAGGAGGCGACGCTGGCGCTCCTGGAGCGCGTCCAGGAGGCGCTGGGCGAGGAGATCCCGGTCCACGACCTGGGGCTGGACGAGGAGGAGATGCGCCTCCTCCGGAACTACGCCTTCGTCACCGCCCGACCGCTCCTGGTGGCGCTCAACCTCTCGGAGGAGCAGTGGAGCGCGCGCGACTACCCGGGGCGGGCGGAGCTGGAGGACTACGCCCGGCAGCACGGGGAGCGGACGGTCACCTTCTGCGCCCGGGTGGAGCTGGAGGTGGCGGAGATGGAGACGGCGGACCGCGAGGAGTTCATGCGCGCCTACGGCATCGAAGAGACCGGCATCGTGCGCATCGCCAAGGCCGCCTACGCCTCGCTCGGCCTCGTCTCCTTCCTCACCGCCGGCGAGGACGAGGTGCGCGCCTGGCCCGTGCCGAGGGGGACGACGGCCAGGCGGGCGGCGGGGAAGATCCACTCCGACCTGGAGCGCGGCTTCATCCGCGCGGAGGTGGTCGCCTTCGACGACCTGGCCCGGCTGGGCTCCATGAAGGCCGTCCGCGAGGCGGGACTGCTCCGCCTGGAGGGGAAGGATTACGTGGTCCAGGACGGCGACATCCTCACCGTCCGTTTCAACGTCTAGCCGCCCCGGCGGCGCCGGGAGGTGGGGGTGTGCCCGACAACCTCAGCGTCGGACGAGCCGCGGTGCGCATGGCCATCTCGCTCTCACGCGAGGAGGAGGCGCGCCTCAAGGAGGAGCTGCGCGGCGAGGGCATCGCCGCCGCGGCGGTCGACCTGGGCGGCGACTTCGTCTCGAGCCTCGGCAAGATGGTGGAGCGGGCCATCGTCGCCGCCCGGCGGGAGGGCGTCATCCGCCCCATCCACGCCCACGAGGGGGCGGTGGCGGGCGCGGCGCGCGAAGCACTGGGCATCGTGGGCCAGCGGGCGCTGGGCTTCAACATCGGCGGCAAGCTGGGCGTCGCCCGCGGCGGCGGCCACCTGGCGGTGGCCGTCTTCGCCGGCGTCGGCCTGGTCTACCTGGACGACGTGGCGCTGGGGCTGGCCCACCGGGCCGTCCCCGAGTAGGCGCGCGGCCGGCCTCAGCGGCCGGCCGGCCCCTGGGGGGCGCCGCGGGGCGGCTTCCGGCCGTAAAGCCGCCCGTCCACCAGCGCCAGCAGCTCCTCGGCCGACATGCCGCCGCGGCTCTCGGCCAAGCCGAAGGTGAAGCCCAGCGAGGGCAGAGGGCGGTGGCGCGGGGCGGCCGCTTTCGCCTCCGCCGCGCCCGCCGCGGCGCGGGCCGCCGGCCGCTCCAGGCGGGCCAGCTCGGCGTTGGCCGCCTGGGCCATGCGCGCCGCCACCCGCTCGGCGACGGCGCGCGCGGTCGCCTCGTCGGTCTCCGGCAGGAGGAGGGCGAACTCGTCCCCGCCGTAGCGGGCGGGCAGGTCGGAGAGGCGGACCGCGTGGAGCATGGCGCGCGCCGCGGCGGCCAGGACGCGGTCGCCGGCGGGGTGGCCGAGGCGGTCGTTCACCTGCTTGAAGGCGTCGGCGTCGAAGAGGACCAGCGAGGTGGGGCGGCCGCTGCGGGCGCTCCGCTCCAGCTCCTGGCGGAGGCGCTGGAAGAACTGGCGGCGGTTGGCGAGGCCGGTCAGCTCGTCGGTCAGCGCCGAGGCGGCCAGCGCCTCCTGGAGGCGCCGGCGCTCGTCGCTCAGCCGGCCCAGCGCCCAGCCCGTGAGGAGCAGGGCCAGCGCCAGGCTGGCGTCCAGCGGCAGGAGGGCGGTCCGGTGCGCGGCCGCGTCCACGCCCACCACCAGCACCGCCGGCAGCAGGCCCAGCGCCACCGCCCGGCGCCGGCCCAGCGCGGTGGCGTAGAAGACGAAGGCGAAGAGGTAGCCCGACTGGAAGAAGGGGACCGGGACCACCGCCTGGGCGGCGGCGGCCGTGCCGAAGTCCAGGACGGCGGAGACGGCCAGCCAGGCGCCCAGGTGGGCCCGGCGCAGGCGGGGCACCGAGAGCAGGACGGCCAGGGAGTAGGCGACGGCGAAGAGGGCCAGCCAGGCCGTCTCGCGGCTGCGCGCGGCCGGCACCATGACCACCAGGAGGCCCAGGCTGCCGATCCAGACGGCCAGCCGGGCCAGCGAGGTGGTCCGGCTCGTCTGGCGATCCCCCACCACGGCCACCCCTCCGGGCGCGAAAGCTTTCCACCGCGGGAAGCGACTTCCTTCCCGCGGGGAGTCCCGAGCCCGCCCCGGCGCCTCGGCGCCGGCGGCCTCTTGCCGCACCCAGCGGCCTGTGGTAAAGTCCTGCGCAAATCCGGCCGCCCCGGGCGGGCGGAGCGCAAGACGGGAAGACGGTAGGGTACCGGGAGGTCCTCGTGGGCAAGACGGCAGGATGGTCCTCCTCGCCGCCGGGTGACTGGCGGCTCCCCAGGACACGTGCCCGCACGGCCCTGCGCGGCGTGCGCGGCGCCACCACGGCGGAGGACGACACGGCCGACGCCATTCGGCGGGCGACCCAGGAGCTCCTCGAGGAGCTGGTGCGGCGGAACGGCCTGCGGCCCGAGGAGCTGGCCGCGGTCTTCTTCACCCTCACCCCCGACCTGACCGCCTTCTACCCCTCCCAGGCGGCGCGCGAGCTGGGCTGGCGGCTGGTGCCGCTGCTCGACCTGGGCCAGGCCCCCGGCCCGCGGCCCGTGGCGCGCTGCATCCGGGTGCTGGCGCTCTGGAACACCACGCGGCGGCCGGAGGAGATCCGACACGTCTATCTGCGCGGGGCGGCGGGCCTGCGGCCCGACCTGGCCGCCGGCGAGGCGGGGGAGGCGGAGCCACCTTGGTCATCGTGATGCGCGAGGGTGCGGCGGCGAGCGAGGTCGAGCGGGTGGTGCGGGCGGTGGAGGAGCTGGGCCTGCGCCCGCACCGCTCCGACGGCGAGCTGCGCTCGGTGGTGGGCGTCATCGGCGACGTCAGCCGCGTCTCCGAGGAGCACTTCCTGGCGATGCCGGGCGTGGAGCGGGTGGTGCGGCTGGAGCAGCCGTACAAGCTGGCGAGCCGCGCCTTCCGCCCCGAGGGCTCGCGCGTCTGGGCGGGGCCGGTGGAAGTGGGGGGCCCCGGGATCGTGGTCATGGCCGGCCCCTGCAGCGTGGAGAGCCGCGAGCAGCTGCTGGAGGCGGCCCAGGCGGTGCGCGCGGCCGGCGCCGCCGTCCTGCGCGGCGGCGCCTTCAAGCCGCGCACCTCGCCCTACACCTTCCAGGGACTGGGAGCGGAGGGGCTCCGCCTCCTGGCCGAGGCCCGGCAGCGCACCGGCCTGCCCGTGGTGACCGAGGTGATGGCGCCCCAGGAAGTGGAGCTGGTGGCGGAGTACGCCGACGTGCTCCAGGTGGGCACGCGCAACATGCAGAATTTCCCGCTGCTCCGGGAGCTGGGGCGTGCCGGCAAGCCGGTCCTCCTCAAGCGCGGCATGTCGGCCACCGTGGAGGAGTGGCTCCTGGCGGCCGAGTACGTCCTCAGCCACGGTAACCCCGACGTCATCCTCTGCGAGCGGGGCATCCGCACCTTCGAGCCGGCGACGCGGAACACGCTGGACCTGGGGGTGGTGCCGCTGGTCAAGCGGTTGAGCCACCTGCCCGTGGTGGTCGACCCCAGCCACGCCACCGGCCTCTGGGAGCTGGTGACGCCCATGGCACTGGCCGCCGTGGCGGCGGGCGCCGACGGCCTGCTCATCGAGGTCCACCCCGACCCCAGCCGGGCGCTCTCGGACGGCCGCCAGTCGCTGCGGCCGGACCGGCTGGCGCGCCTGGTGGAACAGGCCGAGGCGGTGGCCCAGGCGGTGGGGCGCTGGATCCTCCGCCCGGAGCAGGCGGAGCTGCCCAGGCGGGCGGCGGCGGCCGGACGGTAGGGGAGGGGAGCCCGCCGTGCGTGAGCGGGCGGTGGCCATCTTCGGCCTGGGCCTGATCGGGGCCTCCGTCGGCCTCGGCCTGGCGGGGCGGCTGCGGCGGCTGGGCGCCGATCCCGACCCCGAGGCGCGCCGCGTGGCGGAGGCGACGGGCGCGGTGGAGGCGGCCCACGAGGCGCCGGGCCCCTGGCTGGGCGAGGCCTCGCTGGTCGTCCTGGCCGCGCCGCCCGGGGCGCTGCCTGCCCTGGCGGCCGCCGTGGCGCCGTGGCTCGCCCCGGACGCCGTCGTCACCGATGTGGCCGGCGCCAAGGGCCGTGTGGCCGCGGCGCTGGAGCCGCTTCTGCCCGCGGGGCGTTACGTGCCCGGCCACCCCATGGCGGGCAGCGAACGGACGGGCGCGCGCTGGGCCGATCCCGCCCTCTTCCGCGGCGCGGTCTGGTTCTTCTGCCCGCCACCGGCCGCCTCCGCCGCCGGCACCCCCACCGCGGCATGGGAGGCGGCGTACGCGCGCGCCGCCCGGCTCGCGGAGAGCCTGGGCGCCCGCCCCCTCCGGCTGCCGGCGGCGCTCCACGACCGCTGGGTGGCGCGCACCAGCCACCTGCCCTACCTGGTGGCGGCGGCGCTGGCGGCCGCGGCCGGCGTGGAGGAGTCGCAGGGCATCGCCCAGGCGGTGGCGGGCGGCTTCCGCGACGGCACGCGGGTGGCGGCGATGAACCCGGAGGTGGGCGCCGGCATGTGCCTGGCCAACCGGGAGGAGCTCCTGGCCGCGCTGGGCGCCTTCCGCCGGGCGCTGGATGCGCTGGAGGAGGCGCTCGGCGAGGGACGGGAGGAGCGGCTGGTCGGCCTCCTGGCGCGGGCCCGGGCCGCCCGCGCCGCCCTGCTCGAGGCGGCGGAGGCGGCGACGGATGGGGAGCCCGCGCCGGCGGGGCCCTCCGCGGGGAGGGATGGCGACTGAAGCTGCGCCTGGAGGCGAGAAGGCGACCGCTCGAAGGAAGTTTCCGTCCGCCCGGCGACAAGTCCGTCTCGCACCGCGCCGCGCTCCTGGCCGGCGCGGCGCGCGGACGCTCGTGCCTGCGCGGCCTGGCGCCGGGCGCCGACGTGGCCTCGACACTCCGCGCGCTGGAGGCTCTGGGCGTCCGCCTGGAACGCCGCCCGGAGCGGGGCGGGGAGACGGTGGTGGAGAGCCCGGGGCTCGACGCCTGGGCGGAGCCGGCCGACGTGGTCGACTGCGGCAACTCCGGCACCACCATCCGCCTCCTGGCCGGGCTCCTGGCCGCTCGGCCGGGGCTGGCGGTGCTGACCGGCGACACCTCGCTGCGCCGCCGGCCCATGGACCGGGTGGCCGAGCCGCTCCGCGCCATGGGCGCCTCCGTGGACGGGCGTGAAGGCGGCCGCTACGCCCCCCTGGTGGTGCGCGGCGGGCCGCTCCGCCCCCTGGCCTGGCGGAGCCCGGTGGCCAGCGCCCAGGTCAAGTCGGCCATCCTCCTGGCCGCCCTGCGCGCGCCCGGCGAGACCGCCGTCTGGGAGCCGGTGCCCAGCCGCGACCATACGGAGCGCCTCTACGCCTGGCTGGGGCTGCCGATCCGCACCGGGGGGAGCGGCGGAGAGGAGCCGGCGGGCGGTCCGCCTCCCGTCCGGCTGGCCGGCCCCGCCAGCCCGCCCCCCTTCGCTCTGGAGGTTCCGGGCGACCCCTCGGGCGCCTTCCCCTACGCTGTCCAGGCGGCGCTGACGCCCGGCTCGGAGCTGGAGATCGAGGGCGTGCTGCTCAACCCGCTCCGCCTGGGGGGCTACCGGCTGCTGGAGCGCATGGGCGCCCGCCTCGAGCTCGTCCGCGAGGGCGAGGCGGGCGGCGAGCCCGTGGGCCGCATCCGCGTACGGGCCTCGGCGCTCGGGGCCATCGAAGTACGGCCGGAGGAGGTGCCGGCGGCGGTGGACGAGCTGCCGCTCCTGGCCGTGGCCGCCTGCGCGGCCGAGGGCGAGAGCCGCTTCCTGGGGCTGGGCGAGCTGCGCGTCAAGGAGAGCGACCGGCTCCACGCCATGGCCGCCGGCCTGCGCGCCATGGGCCTTCCGGTGGAGGAGGAGGGGGACGGCTGGCGGGTGCGGGGGCCGGCACGGGGGCACGGCGCCGCCCTGGAGAGCGCGGGCGACCACCGGGTTGCCATGGCGCTGGCGGTGGCCGCCTGGACGCTGCTCGCCCCGGGCGAGGTGGCGGAGCTGGAGGGCGCGGAGAGCGTGGCCATCTCCGACCCCGATTTCTTCCGGCGGGCGGGCGTCGCCTGATGCGGCTGGCGGTGGTGGGCGACCCGGTGGCCCACTCGCTCTCTCCGGCCATGCAGGAGGCGGGCCTGCGCGCCGCCGGCCTGGGCGGGCGTTACCTGGCGCTGCGCGTCGAGCGCGGGCGCCTGGCGGAGCGCGCAGCCGAGCTGGAGGCGGAGGGCTTCCTGGGACTGAACGTCACCATGCCGCTGAAGGAGGAGGCGCTGGCCCTGGCCCGGCGGCGGTCGCGCCGCGCGCTCCGGGCGGGCGCCGCCAACACCCTGGTACGCCTTCCGGAGGGGGGCTGGGCGGCGGAGAACACCGACGTGGAGGCGGTGGCGGGGGCGCTCGCCGAGCGCGGCTGGCGGCCGGGACCGGCGCTGGTGCTGGGCGCCGGCGGCGCGGCGGGGGCGGCGGCGGTGGCGCTGGGCGAGCTGGGCGCGCCGCGGGTGCGGCTCCTCAACCACCACGCCGGCCGGGCCGAGCGGCTGGCCGCGCGGATGCGCGCCCACTTCCCGGCCACCCGCTGGGAGGCGGCCTCCTGGTCGGAGGCCGGTGGCGTCGGGCAGGCCGGGGCTCCGGAGGGGTGGAGCCTCCTCGTGCAGGCGACGCCGCTGGCCATGGAGGGCGTCGGGGCCGGCTACCCGCTTCCGCCGGAGGAGCTGGCGGCCGCGCTGGCCCCGGGGGGATGGGTGGTGGAGCTGGTCTACCGGCCGCCGCGCACGCCGCTCCTGGAGGCGGCCTCGGCAAGGGGCCTGGGCGTGGT
This portion of the Bacillota bacterium genome encodes:
- the ychF gene encoding redox-regulated ATPase YchF, yielding MQIGIIGLPLSGKSTLFRLLTGGRAESAHPGGRADVRTGVAQVPDPRLDFLATLYHPRKVTPATIQLTETAGFLPGQGDRARTNEFLNAVRTSDALIHVVRTFESAELPHPRGRVDPLADVRDLDQELLLADLAVAESAAGRLRQARRRGPEEEATLALLERVQEALGEEIPVHDLGLDEEEMRLLRNYAFVTARPLLVALNLSEEQWSARDYPGRAELEDYARQHGERTVTFCARVELEVAEMETADREEFMRAYGIEETGIVRIAKAAYASLGLVSFLTAGEDEVRAWPVPRGTTARRAAGKIHSDLERGFIRAEVVAFDDLARLGSMKAVREAGLLRLEGKDYVVQDGDILTVRFNV
- a CDS encoding HutP family protein, whose amino-acid sequence is MAISLSREEEARLKEELRGEGIAAAAVDLGGDFVSSLGKMVERAIVAARREGVIRPIHAHEGAVAGAAREALGIVGQRALGFNIGGKLGVARGGGHLAVAVFAGVGLVYLDDVALGLAHRAVPE
- a CDS encoding GGDEF domain-containing protein is translated as MVGDRQTSRTTSLARLAVWIGSLGLLVVMVPAARSRETAWLALFAVAYSLAVLLSVPRLRRAHLGAWLAVSAVLDFGTAAAAQAVVPVPFFQSGYLFAFVFYATALGRRRAVALGLLPAVLVVGVDAAAHRTALLPLDASLALALLLTGWALGRLSDERRRLQEALAASALTDELTGLANRRQFFQRLRQELERSARSGRPTSLVLFDADAFKQVNDRLGHPAGDRVLAAAARAMLHAVRLSDLPARYGGDEFALLLPETDEATARAVAERVAARMAQAANAELARLERPAARAAAGAAEAKAAAPRHRPLPSLGFTFGLAESRGGMSAEELLALVDGRLYGRKPPRGAPQGPAGR
- the aroH gene encoding chorismate mutase, producing MRGVRGATTAEDDTADAIRRATQELLEELVRRNGLRPEELAAVFFTLTPDLTAFYPSQAARELGWRLVPLLDLGQAPGPRPVARCIRVLALWNTTRRPEEIRHVYLRGAAGLRPDLAAGEAGEAEPPWSS
- the aroF gene encoding 3-deoxy-7-phosphoheptulonate synthase, whose amino-acid sequence is MREGAAASEVERVVRAVEELGLRPHRSDGELRSVVGVIGDVSRVSEEHFLAMPGVERVVRLEQPYKLASRAFRPEGSRVWAGPVEVGGPGIVVMAGPCSVESREQLLEAAQAVRAAGAAVLRGGAFKPRTSPYTFQGLGAEGLRLLAEARQRTGLPVVTEVMAPQEVELVAEYADVLQVGTRNMQNFPLLRELGRAGKPVLLKRGMSATVEEWLLAAEYVLSHGNPDVILCERGIRTFEPATRNTLDLGVVPLVKRLSHLPVVVDPSHATGLWELVTPMALAAVAAGADGLLIEVHPDPSRALSDGRQSLRPDRLARLVEQAEAVAQAVGRWILRPEQAELPRRAAAAGR
- a CDS encoding prephenate dehydrogenase/arogenate dehydrogenase family protein, whose product is MRERAVAIFGLGLIGASVGLGLAGRLRRLGADPDPEARRVAEATGAVEAAHEAPGPWLGEASLVVLAAPPGALPALAAAVAPWLAPDAVVTDVAGAKGRVAAALEPLLPAGRYVPGHPMAGSERTGARWADPALFRGAVWFFCPPPAASAAGTPTAAWEAAYARAARLAESLGARPLRLPAALHDRWVARTSHLPYLVAAALAAAAGVEESQGIAQAVAGGFRDGTRVAAMNPEVGAGMCLANREELLAALGAFRRALDALEEALGEGREERLVGLLARARAARAALLEAAEAATDGEPAPAGPSAGRDGD
- the aroA gene encoding 3-phosphoshikimate 1-carboxyvinyltransferase — translated: MRLEARRRPLEGSFRPPGDKSVSHRAALLAGAARGRSCLRGLAPGADVASTLRALEALGVRLERRPERGGETVVESPGLDAWAEPADVVDCGNSGTTIRLLAGLLAARPGLAVLTGDTSLRRRPMDRVAEPLRAMGASVDGREGGRYAPLVVRGGPLRPLAWRSPVASAQVKSAILLAALRAPGETAVWEPVPSRDHTERLYAWLGLPIRTGGSGGEEPAGGPPPVRLAGPASPPPFALEVPGDPSGAFPYAVQAALTPGSELEIEGVLLNPLRLGGYRLLERMGARLELVREGEAGGEPVGRIRVRASALGAIEVRPEEVPAAVDELPLLAVAACAAEGESRFLGLGELRVKESDRLHAMAAGLRAMGLPVEEEGDGWRVRGPARGHGAALESAGDHRVAMALAVAAWTLLAPGEVAELEGAESVAISDPDFFRRAGVA
- a CDS encoding shikimate dehydrogenase, whose product is MRLAVVGDPVAHSLSPAMQEAGLRAAGLGGRYLALRVERGRLAERAAELEAEGFLGLNVTMPLKEEALALARRRSRRALRAGAANTLVRLPEGGWAAENTDVEAVAGALAERGWRPGPALVLGAGGAAGAAAVALGELGAPRVRLLNHHAGRAERLAARMRAHFPATRWEAASWSEAGGVGQAGAPEGWSLLVQATPLAMEGVGAGYPLPPEELAAALAPGGWVVELVYRPPRTPLLEAASARGLGVVDGVELLLRQGAASFELWTGREAPREAMRRALEEVLGCSAG